The Bradyrhizobium diazoefficiens genome contains the following window.
ATGGCAAGGCCGACGGGCACGGAGAATGTCAGCGACAGCAGCGCCGAGGTGTAAGCACCGATCGCGAGCAGCGCGGCGTGTCCGAGCGAGACCTGCCCGATCGTGCCCGCAACCAGCGTGAGGCTGAGCGCGAGCATGCCGAGCAGCCAGGCGTTGATCAGGGTCTGGAGCACGTAGAAGGACACCGGCAGCAATGGCAGGATCGCAAACACTGCGACTGCGACCAGCAAGGCCCAGCGCGGAATGCGCACCGGCCGGCTCGGCGCGATGAAGGTGCCGGTGAGCGGCTCGGGCGGCGCCTGCCGGGCGCTGGCAAACAGGCCGTTCGGCCGCAGCACGAGCACGACCACCAGCAGCAGGAAGGCGAATAGATTGCGGTAGCTGGTGCCGAACACGGCGACGCCGTAGCTCTCGACCAGGCCCAGCAGCAGGCTGCCGACCACGGCGCCGGGCACGTTGCCGGCGCCGCCGACCACCTCGGCCACGACGCCCTTGAGCGTCGCCTGCAGGCTCATCGCGGTGTCGATCTGGTTGTAGTACATGCCGACCAGCAAGCCGGAAACGCCGCCGAGCGCGGCCGCGATGCCGAACACCGCCTGATTGACGCGGTTGACGTCGACGCCCATCTGCATTGCGGCGTCGCGATCCTGCGAGGCCGCGCGCACCGCCCAGCCGAGCTTGCTGTAGCGCAGGAACACGAACAGCGAGAGCGCGCTGGTGATGCCGACGCCGGCGATGAGGAGATCAAGCGGTCCGATCGTGCCGCCGCCGACCTGGAATCGCACGTCCGGCAACTGGCTCGGCAATGCGCGCGGGTTGGGCGAGAAGGTCAGCATCACCAGCTGATCGAGCACGAAGCTGATGCCGATGGTCGCCAGCAGCGGCGCGATGCGCACGGAGTTTTGCAGCGGTCGCAGGCCGAATCGCTCGATGATCAGCCCGACCAGCGCGGCCACCACCGCGACGAAAATGATGGTGAGCGGCAGCGGCGTGTGCAGCTGCACCACCGCGACCCAGCCGATATAGGCGCCGACGAGATAGATCGAACCTTGCGCGAAGTTGATCAGCCGGCTGACGCCGAAGATCAGCGCCAGCCCGACCGCAACGAGGGCGTAGACATTGCCGACGATCAGCCCGTTGATCGTGTAGTCGAGCCAGGAAGACACGCAGCGTTCCTATTGAAGCGAGAAAGGCCGGAGCGAGAGCTCCGGCCATGATGTCAGGTCGGCTTGCCGTCCCAAAGCGCGAAATGCCCCTTGCGCACGACGAGCTCGGCGTTCATGGCGCCCTTGACGCGGCGGGTCGCGACGTCAAACGTCGCACGACCGAAGATGACGCTCGGGACGTCCTTCACCTTGGCGAAGGCATCGCGGATGGCACGCCGGTCGGTGCCGCCGATCTTCACCACGGCGGCCGCCATGTTCATGGCGTCGTAAGCGTAGGTGTTGAAGGCGTCGGGCTCCAGCCCGTTGTATTTTTTCTTGAAGCCCGTGATGAATTTCTGCACCTCGGGCCGCGGATCTTCCGGGAAATAGCGCGTGCCAACGTGGACGTCCTCGACGGCGTCGCCGCCGAGCTCCAAAAATTTCGGCGAGTAGACCGAGCTGGCGGCGCAGATCACCTGCTTCAGTCCGACCTGGCGCGCCTGGCGCGCGATCAGCGCACCATCGGAATAGTAGGAGATCAGGACCAGTCCATCCGGATTGGCGTCGCGGACGCGCACCAGCGTGGAGCGGAAGTCGCGCTCCTCGGCGATGTAGCCTTCGGTGACGGCGATCTCCGCGCCATACTCCTTGGCAGCATTGACGAAATAGTCGCGGCTGGTGCGGCCCCAATCGGTGTTGAGGTGCAGCACCGCGAGCTTCTTCAGGCCAAGCTTCTTCACGGCATAGGCCGCCAGCAGCGGCTGCTCGTCGGCCTGGCTGACCGAGGTACTCCACATGAAGTCGCCGCCCTTGGTGAAGTCGGGGTGCGAATTGGTGAAGCCGAACTGCACGAGACCGGCCCGCTGATAGATCGGCGAGGCCGCCATCGATGCGGGGCTCGAGAAATCACCAAGCTCCAGGACGATGCGGGGATCCGAGACGAATTTCTGCGCAATCGCGACCGATTGCCGCGGGTCGCTCTGGCTGTCCTCGAAACTGTAAGCGAGCTTGCGGCCGTTGATGCCGCCGGCGGCCAGTATCTCGTCGAGCGCGAGATCAAAGCCCTGCTTCCATTGCGTGCCATATTGTGCGTTCGGCCCGGTCAGGGGACCGCTGACGCCGAGCAGGATCGGCTCGGCGGTGTCGGCAAAGGCAGCACGCGAGAGTGCTGTTCCCGCAATTGCGGCGGCCAGCGAGCCCTTGACCAAGGTTCGGCGATTGATGTTGCTCATGCACGGCTCCATCCAGTCAGGTGTTACAAACAAGCAGCAAGTCTTGTGCCGGTCAGATTGCCTATTTCGAGGGCTCGCCCAGCGACAGCATCAGCCGGTTCGCCCAGTTGAAGAACGAGGCGCCGTTGATGACGTCGACGATCTCGGCATCGTCGAGGCCGGCACTGCGCAGCGCCTCGATATTGTCAGGGCCGAACGCGATCGGCGTCGCCGCCAGCGCCACCGAGGCCTTGACCACGGCGTTCCAGCGTCCGCCGAGATCGGCACCGGTGCCCTCATCAAGCAGGCGCTGCACGTCCTCACGACGCTTGGAATAGGTGCTGGCGAAGCGCGCATGCACCGAGGCGCAATAGATGCAACCGTTGTAGCGCGAGGTCGCAGCCGCGGCGAGCTCGCGCTCGGCGCGCGGCAAGCCGTCGGCGACGTTGTAGAAGATGTCCTTGTCGGTCCTGGTGCGGGCTTCCAGCACCTCGGGATCGCGCACCAGCAGGCGGAAATATTCCGACTTGGCGCGGGCGCGATCGACGAGGCCGGCGAAATGCCGCTCGGTGAGCTCGGCCTCGGGCAGCGGCTCGATCCAGGAGACCCAGCCGAGCTCATCCTGGGTGAAGGCGACGGGCGGATTGACGGCGGCGCTCATGATGCGGCTTCCTCTTATGCGTTCACTGCCGCGAGCGCGCGCAGGCCGCTGACGACCCGCGCCTGAAACGACAGGAACGCGACGAGCTGGGACAAGGTGACGATGCCGGTGTTCGACCAGCCGGCGGCGAGCAGCGCCTTCATATCGGCAGATGCCGCATCGCGCGGCCGGAACACCAGGAGGTGCGCATGCTCGAGCGCCGCTGCAAGCCTGGTGCCGAGGACCGACTTGCCCTCCGCACTCATGCGGTAAATCAAGCCCGCCGCGTTCTCGACCGATAGCGGACCGGCCGGAAAGGAGCCATAGGGACCGGAGGTCTCGCCCCGCGCGATCTCTGCGGCGATCGCCTCGACCAGGCGCGCGCCATCCGCGTTCGCCGCAAGCTTCTCGCGATAGAAGGCGGCAACGGGGGACTCGCCGTGCAGCCCGGTCACGAAGGCCGCGACCGCGGCTCGCTCAAGCAACGAGAAGTCGCCGGCGTCGATCGGCTCGAACAGCGAGAGATAGCTCTTCTGCGCATTCTCACGCGCCTGCAGACGCCGCGCGCGAATGGCGTCGAGGGCCGATCCCGGCTTGATCCCGGCAAGCATGTCGATGATGTCAGGCGTACTCATCATAAAGCCTCGTGCAATCCATAAAATCCCGCCTAGCCCGCCAAGGCGACTTCGGGCGCCGTCCTGGTCCATCCCAGCGCCGGCGCAACCTTGTCCGCCACCAGCTCGATCGAGCGCAGGACGTAAGGGTGCGGCGCATCGACCGAATGGACCTGGAAGACCAGATCGGTCACCCGCTCCAGCGTCGCGTCGGTGCGCAGCGACGCGATCACCTCGTCGGCGGCACCGACATGGGTGTCGAACGCCGCGATCATCTCTTCCAGTGTCTCGCCCGGCGGCAGGTGGCCGCTCTTCATGAACTGCGGCAATGCGCGTCGCAGCCCGATATCGGCGAGCCGCATCGCCTCGCGATGATCGTCGGCGACGAACACGCTGCGCGATGCCATGATGCGCGGTTCGGCGCCCGGCGGCAGCGCTGCGAGATAGGCGTCGATGATCGGGTTCTGGATCTCGGCGAGCGTGGTGTTTGGCGCGTCCTTGGCCCGCGGCTGGGTGCGCGACAGCAACAGGCCGTCGCCGGCCTTGCCGGCGCGCGCGCCGCCCGTCACGGAGAACGTCGCCTGCCAGATGCGCTTGTCCAGTTGCGGCCGCTGCGGGTAGAGCGTGTCGCCGCCATCGAGTTGTTTGCCGGTCAGCGCCTTGCGGACGACCTCCAGATTGCGCGCAAAGATCTCGTTGCGCTGGGTGCCGTCGAGGCCAAAGGCGGCAAAGGCGGACGGGTTGCCGCCCGTGCCCACGCCGAGCTCGAAGCGGCCGTTGCACAGCAGATCGAGCACCGCGGCGTCCTCCGCCACCCGTACCGCGTTCTCCAGCGGCAAGGTGACGATGCCGGTGCCGAGACGGATGCGCGAGGTCTGCGCGGCGACGTAACCTAGGAAGGTGAAGGGCGACGGCAGCCCGCCCTCGCGCTCGTGAAAATGGTGTTGCGCGATCCACGCGGAATCGAGACCCGCCTCCTCGGCGCGCACGATCTGCTCGGCGGCGAAGCGATATCGCTCCGCCGGCGGCGCCTCGTCGAGCAGCCGCGTGAAAAATCCCAGGCGTTTCAGGTTTGCAAAGCGTTTCATACGATCCCAGTCGGGCGAGGATGGCCACGGCCCCCGATGATGTCCGTTGCGAGAGCCCGAGACAAGCGGGCAATGCGCAGGGCTGCCAATTCGCCCGGATATCCTCCCTGCCTCCAGGTTGGAGGCAGACTGCCTACCAGCTTGGCACCACCGCGCCGCTGACTTGGTAAGGATGAATTCCCTGCCCGGCGGACGAAATCAATGAAATGAAAATTCATAATTGCCGCCCGCGGCGGACGACGCTTCTCCATCCGCCGTCAAACGGGAAACGAACGGCCGCAGCATCCGCTGACACGCGCTAAGCGCGCGGCTCCGCACGCCAGGTCGACGGTGACAGCATGATCCCCATGCAGATCGCAGCATAGGCGACCATCGACACCGTGACCATGGTGGCGAGCCCGGCCATTCCCGTGCCGAAGCTTGCCACGGCGATCCAGCCGCCGCCGGCCGCGATCAGGATGCGCGCGAACGAGCCGGCCAATGGACCCAGTGCACGGCCTGTGCCCTGGACAGCGAAGGACGCGACGAAGCCGAAGCCGAGCGCCGCATAGGCTGGCGCCACGATGTGCAGGTACGTCATGCCTTCGTTCACGACCTCGGCGTCGTGGCTGAAGAGATTGAGCCAGGCGGTCGAGAAGATCGCGACCAGGAGGCCGATCGCGCCGGTCATGATCATGCCGGCGGCGCCGCTGAGCCAGCCGATCCTCTGCGCCCGTGCGGCCTGGCCTGCGCCCATGTTGACGCCGACCATGGTCAGCGTCGCGGTGCTGATGCCGAACAGCAGCGGGATCATGACGTAGTCGAGCCGCGAGGCGATGCCGTAGCCGGCAAGCGCCGAGGTCCCGAACAGGCCGACCGCGCCGGTGACGAGGATGACGGTGAGGTTGGTCAGCACGGCGTTGAACGCGGTGGGAATGCCAACCTTCAGCATGTCACCGAAGATGTTTGCACGTAGCGGCACGATGCGCAGGGTCAGGCCGGCCGCGCCCGTGGACATATAGCGCAGCAGAAACAGCATCGCCGCGCCGTAATAAAGGCCGAAGGCGATGCCGGCGCCGCCGATGCCGAGGCTCGGCACCGGACCAAAGCCGAAGATCAGCAGCGGCGAGACCGGGATGGTCACGATCGCGCCGATCAGCGTCACCAGCGCCGGCACCTTGACGTTGCCCGAGCCGCGCAGCGCCGCCGCCTGGAGATTGACGATCCAGACGGGAATAGCACCCGCGAAGAGATAGCTGGAATAGGTAATCGCGGCGTTGAGCGCCCCATCGCGGCCGCCGAGCGTGCGAAACAGCGCAGGTCCCCCGAGGATCGTACCCAGCGTGAACAGCCCGCCGGCGATGATGGCGAGCACGATGGCGTGAAACAGCGCCGCATCTGCATCGTCGCGACGGCCTGCACCGATCGCACGTGCAACCGACGAGGCGACGCCGGAGCCGAACCCGCCATTCGACATCATCGTCATCAGCATGAAGATCGGAAACACCAGCGCGGCGCCGGCCAAGGCATCGGTGCCGAGATAGCCGACATAATAGGCCTCCGCGATGTTGACTGCGGTCTGCGCCACCAGGACCGTCACCGTCGGCGCGGCGAGCTTGAGCAGGGTCGGCAGGATCGGCGCGGTCAATAGCGCGGCGCGCCGCTGCTCGGCGGCGCTCGGAGCGGATGTCGCCGCATGGCGGAGGGGTGACGCGGCGCGGGCCGCGATTGGCGTGGGGGACAGAGCCGGCGCGGCGGCATCCTCGACTGACATGGGTACGATCCTGTGATTCCCTGAAGGCACGGTCCATCGACCGCTCCATTTGCATTATGACCATAATGTATTATTATGATCGTAATGCAATAGGGCGGCCCTCACGATTTTGCGGCCTAGGGGTGCCCGGTTCGCAGGAGGACGCCATGGCGCGCTACGACAAGGGACACAGCGACACGACTCGCCGGCACATTCTCGATGTCGCCTCGGCGCAGTTCCGCGAGAGCGGCATTGCCGCAGTCGGCCTCGCCGGCATCATGTCGGAGGCGGGCCTCACCAACGGCGCCTTCTACACGCACTTCGCTTCCAAGGAGGACCTGGTGCGGGAGGTGCTGAGGGATGCGCTCATCCGGCGCGAGGCGCGGCACAAGGCCAATTTGGAAAACGGCGTCGCGCTGGAGACCACGATCCGCGATTACCTCTCGACGCGACACCGCGACCACGCCGGAACGGGCTGCCCGACCGCCGCGCTGGTCGCCGAGATCGCGCGGCACCCGAAGGCGACGCGTGACGCTTTTACCGAGAAGGTCTCCGACATCATCACGCTGATGGCGGAGCAGATCCGGCAGGGCTCCGCGGAAGAGCGGCGGCGTAAGGCGATCACGGTCTACGCGACCATGGTCGGCGCGCTGCAATTGGCGCGCGCGGTGAACGACAAGCAATTGTCCGACGAGATCCTGGAGCATGCGGTGGAGGCGGCGATCGCTCTTGCGAACGACCGCTGACGCATTCGAAAATGCGGCCGCCATCTGTGGCGGTTTGGAGACGGCTGAAATGATTCTCCAGCCGTTGCAACACAGCGAAACTTGATGTGCCAGCATCTGCCACGCTAGCGTCTGCGTGCGGCCTTACAACTTCCCCAAGTTCGCTGAGTTCGCACTGGACCCGTCGCCTGAACCTGCCGTCAGGCGACGGTCCAGTTTCCTTCAAGACAGTCTAGTCAAGTCCCTCGACCGCCACCATGTGGCGCTCGGACGTGCCAATGGTGTATTTGAGCGCCTCGCCATATTCGGGCGAGTTGTAGCATTTCACCGCGGAATCCAGGTCCGGGAAGCGCGCGACGATGCTGCGTTCGTATTGGCCGCCCTCGAGGATCACCTGCTTGCCACCGCGCGCGAGAAATACGCCGCCATGCTTCTCGACAGCGGGGCCGGCGAGAGCCGCGTACTTCCCGTAGGTCTCGGGATCGGTCACGTGAACGCGTGCGCACCAATAGGCAGACATGGCTCTTCCTTTACAATTGGGAGGACGAAACGGCAGGCGCATCCGCGCCGCTGTGACGCTCGAAACCGTTCATTCGTTCGAGCACAGCGCAGATCGACGCGGTATCGCGCGCTGCAAATCCCAGCGCCTCGCCGGCGTGATAGAGCTGCTCTGCCGCGGCATACACCGGCAACGCGCAACCGAGTTCGGCGGCGAAGCCCGAGATGATGGAGAGATCTTTCAGATGCGTTCGAATTGTCGCGGTCGGATTGTCGTAGTTCTCGTCGCGCATCAGCGGCCCGCGCATCTGGAACATGCGTGATGTTCCCGCGCTGTCGGCCAGTGTGTCGTAGACCAGGCCAGGATCGATTCCCGCTTTCATGCCGAGCAGCATCGCCTCGGCTGCTGCGGCATTGTGGATCGTCACCAGATGATTGG
Protein-coding sequences here:
- a CDS encoding ABC transporter permease, which translates into the protein MSSWLDYTINGLIVGNVYALVAVGLALIFGVSRLINFAQGSIYLVGAYIGWVAVVQLHTPLPLTIIFVAVVAALVGLIIERFGLRPLQNSVRIAPLLATIGISFVLDQLVMLTFSPNPRALPSQLPDVRFQVGGGTIGPLDLLIAGVGITSALSLFVFLRYSKLGWAVRAASQDRDAAMQMGVDVNRVNQAVFGIAAALGGVSGLLVGMYYNQIDTAMSLQATLKGVVAEVVGGAGNVPGAVVGSLLLGLVESYGVAVFGTSYRNLFAFLLLVVVLVLRPNGLFASARQAPPEPLTGTFIAPSRPVRIPRWALLVAVAVFAILPLLPVSFYVLQTLINAWLLGMLALSLTLVAGTIGQVSLGHAALLAIGAYTSALLSLTFSVPVGLAIIAGGLMSAALGTILISPSFRLRGHYVSIATLAIGEIVSLVILNWESVTRGPIGISGIPPLSLFGYDLISASSVYWFSFVVMVVLALLQARLLSSHLGRSFRAIRDDDIAARAYGLSLNRYKSLAFIFGGFAAGVSGGIAAHLYSYINHETFNTQQSILALTVVILGGLGNVLGAVVGSVALVGLPELFRVAAEYRILIYGIVLLLLVRFRPQGLLGTI
- a CDS encoding ABC transporter substrate-binding protein, which codes for MSNINRRTLVKGSLAAAIAGTALSRAAFADTAEPILLGVSGPLTGPNAQYGTQWKQGFDLALDEILAAGGINGRKLAYSFEDSQSDPRQSVAIAQKFVSDPRIVLELGDFSSPASMAASPIYQRAGLVQFGFTNSHPDFTKGGDFMWSTSVSQADEQPLLAAYAVKKLGLKKLAVLHLNTDWGRTSRDYFVNAAKEYGAEIAVTEGYIAEERDFRSTLVRVRDANPDGLVLISYYSDGALIARQARQVGLKQVICAASSVYSPKFLELGGDAVEDVHVGTRYFPEDPRPEVQKFITGFKKKYNGLEPDAFNTYAYDAMNMAAAVVKIGGTDRRAIRDAFAKVKDVPSVIFGRATFDVATRRVKGAMNAELVVRKGHFALWDGKPT
- a CDS encoding alkylhydroperoxidase domain protein encodes the protein MSAAVNPPVAFTQDELGWVSWIEPLPEAELTERHFAGLVDRARAKSEYFRLLVRDPEVLEARTRTDKDIFYNVADGLPRAERELAAAATSRYNGCIYCASVHARFASTYSKRREDVQRLLDEGTGADLGGRWNAVVKASVALAATPIAFGPDNIEALRSAGLDDAEIVDVINGASFFNWANRLMLSLGEPSK
- a CDS encoding CMD domain protein, which produces MSTPDIIDMLAGIKPGSALDAIRARRLQARENAQKSYLSLFEPIDAGDFSLLERAAVAAFVTGLHGESPVAAFYREKLAANADGARLVEAIAAEIARGETSGPYGSFPAGPLSVENAAGLIYRMSAEGKSVLGTRLAAALEHAHLLVFRPRDAASADMKALLAAGWSNTGIVTLSQLVAFLSFQARVVSGLRALAAVNA
- a CDS encoding putative FMN-dependent luciferase-like monooxygenase, producing the protein MKRFANLKRLGFFTRLLDEAPPAERYRFAAEQIVRAEEAGLDSAWIAQHHFHEREGGLPSPFTFLGYVAAQTSRIRLGTGIVTLPLENAVRVAEDAAVLDLLCNGRFELGVGTGGNPSAFAAFGLDGTQRNEIFARNLEVVRKALTGKQLDGGDTLYPQRPQLDKRIWQATFSVTGGARAGKAGDGLLLSRTQPRAKDAPNTTLAEIQNPIIDAYLAALPPGAEPRIMASRSVFVADDHREAMRLADIGLRRALPQFMKSGHLPPGETLEEMIAAFDTHVGAADEVIASLRTDATLERVTDLVFQVHSVDAPHPYVLRSIELVADKVAPALGWTRTAPEVALAG
- a CDS encoding MATE family efflux transporter: MSVEDAAAPALSPTPIAARAASPLRHAATSAPSAAEQRRAALLTAPILPTLLKLAAPTVTVLVAQTAVNIAEAYYVGYLGTDALAGAALVFPIFMLMTMMSNGGFGSGVASSVARAIGAGRRDDADAALFHAIVLAIIAGGLFTLGTILGGPALFRTLGGRDGALNAAITYSSYLFAGAIPVWIVNLQAAALRGSGNVKVPALVTLIGAIVTIPVSPLLIFGFGPVPSLGIGGAGIAFGLYYGAAMLFLLRYMSTGAAGLTLRIVPLRANIFGDMLKVGIPTAFNAVLTNLTVILVTGAVGLFGTSALAGYGIASRLDYVMIPLLFGISTATLTMVGVNMGAGQAARAQRIGWLSGAAGMIMTGAIGLLVAIFSTAWLNLFSHDAEVVNEGMTYLHIVAPAYAALGFGFVASFAVQGTGRALGPLAGSFARILIAAGGGWIAVASFGTGMAGLATMVTVSMVAYAAICMGIMLSPSTWRAEPRA
- a CDS encoding TetR family transcriptional regulator, whose product is MARYDKGHSDTTRRHILDVASAQFRESGIAAVGLAGIMSEAGLTNGAFYTHFASKEDLVREVLRDALIRREARHKANLENGVALETTIRDYLSTRHRDHAGTGCPTAALVAEIARHPKATRDAFTEKVSDIITLMAEQIRQGSAEERRRKAITVYATMVGALQLARAVNDKQLSDEILEHAVEAAIALANDR
- a CDS encoding DUF1330 domain-containing protein — translated: MSAYWCARVHVTDPETYGKYAALAGPAVEKHGGVFLARGGKQVILEGGQYERSIVARFPDLDSAVKCYNSPEYGEALKYTIGTSERHMVAVEGLD